The genomic region TAAACCCTTTTTGCACCTTTTTCTAATAATACTTGAGTAAAACCACCCGTTGAAGATCCTATATCCATACATACTTTTTTTTCAATATTTATATTAAATACTTCAAATGCATGTAATAATTTATAAGCTGCTCTACTTACATATTTTTCGGTTGAGATAATTTCAATATAGTCATTTTGATTAACTTTTTTAGAAGGTTTAGTTATAATAATATTATTAACTTTAACTTTTTTTTCTTTAATTAAACGTTGCGCTTTTTCCCTTGATTCAATATAATTGTTTTTAACCAGAAATATATCCAATCTATTTTCCATTTTTATACCTCATTGTAATATTATTTTTTTTAGTGATTTTTACTTTATTATTTTTTATAAAAATATTTTTATTTTCTAAAGATATTGTTTTTTCTGTGCGTAATTTAATATTATTTTCAATTTTCGATGTTTGACCAATAAAATATAATCCACCGGTTTTTAAATCTATTGAATATTTTTTACCTCCAAATGTTAAGACAGATATTTTATTATCTTTAACAGTTATATATGAAGGTGCTCTTTCCATATCTCTTATAATGTTTCTCAATCCAACAGTTATTATTTCTCCGTAGGATGTAATAAGATAAATAGTAAAATTATTTTCATAGGCAAAAACAGGAATTCCATGAAATTGAATGCCTTTATTTTTTTCTAAAATACCAAATGGTGAAGCGAAAACAGCGTTTTCAACAATTAAAATATTATCTCCTTTTTTGGGAATCCAAACACTTTTTTCAGTTCCTGTAATTTCAATACCAGTTTCTAAATCAAAAATTCCCAAAATTTTTTTGAAAGATATTTCTTTTTCTATAATTTCTGATATTAAAGGTATTTCATATTTATTATAAATATTTTCAAGATTAAATTTTATTTTTTCATAAGGAGTTTCAAGAGTATAATTATTTGGTGGTAATATCATATGTTCTTCTAGTTCAATTTTTTTCCCATTTAATGTTGCATCTCCAGTATATCCAAGAAAATTAACTTCAATCCACCTTTCAGGTACTTTTTGTAAACTCTGTCCAATAGGTGTTTTGACAGGAACA from Marinitoga aeolica harbors:
- a CDS encoding vWA domain-containing protein produces the protein MGTRIYKRNFRSKKSFQSSSISSTTRIILLFCIILINISIFSKEKIGLVYNGPSSLFSDVFYNIYKYVDIETPPSTSSKRLEITIQASNIIIDFDKKEYTDSLTNFKSLLSDVFKNYYQRRIYLIANNCQMFDESGEIVNSAFFNWSENLRVKILKNNMIFNVPVKTPIGQSLQKVPERWIEVNFLGYTGDATLNGKKIELEEHMILPPNNYTLETPYEKIKFNLENIYNKYEIPLISEIIEKEISFKKILGIFDLETGIEITGTEKSVWIPKKGDNILIVENAVFASPFGILEKNKGIQFHGIPVFAYENNFTIYLITSYGEIITVGLRNIIRDMERAPSYITVKDNKISVLTFGGKKYSIDLKTGGLYFIGQTSKIENNIKLRTEKTISLENKNIFIKNNKVKITKKNNITMRYKNGK